Proteins found in one Fulvitalea axinellae genomic segment:
- a CDS encoding glycoside hydrolase family 9 protein yields the protein MFSRIGYDLSGEKRIIISGDEKSAVKQGVLAEIVGNNQKTEASPKYWGEKWRKHWWVIDISDLKKGDYECRISEDTIHFSVKPDALWEDTWKEVSIVQLQGRVKMREENSVKMGPEFAQGGGWQDCGGSLRETNSHATMLIGLMDMLEFSPNRISQFDQNEIRRQMIIGLDYIAYCQEKGKELGKGEGAIIHEWPRHKNVITGDVAKGALCFARASRVLKDYSPEKAKEYQKRAVRSFDWLDENGSQDHPGGTSFRGDVLPDDGFHRIAYGAPEGYKRPEEWMTRDLVTMTWTALELAKSGKKKYKKSAVKYADQLMARQIAKDDAEGGFYGHFRVFSSSPFSEKAWSHHHMGFDAGATFPHYLVPLIEMSELWAGHPKANSWKKTVNDFAYGYFLPACNENPFRLLPMGYFKNEGILTFSGLWHGMNGAYGSAAALALDLEKMTGDKQFGQIATGNLQWIAGLNAGVKEQGKFVSKSMIYGIGQEYIGSWTKLEGTICNGFESDRQFQFTEPKKENDGPFVFTDEGWITHSGGWLSAISRLVREKKSL from the coding sequence TTGTTTTCGAGGATAGGCTATGACCTATCGGGAGAGAAAAGAATAATCATCAGCGGGGATGAGAAATCCGCCGTGAAGCAGGGCGTTCTTGCCGAGATTGTCGGGAACAACCAAAAGACTGAGGCAAGCCCGAAATATTGGGGCGAAAAGTGGCGGAAGCACTGGTGGGTGATCGATATCAGTGACTTGAAAAAAGGGGATTATGAGTGTCGGATAAGCGAAGACACCATCCACTTTAGCGTAAAGCCCGATGCGCTTTGGGAGGATACTTGGAAGGAAGTGTCGATCGTTCAGCTTCAGGGGCGCGTAAAGATGCGTGAGGAAAACTCGGTGAAAATGGGTCCGGAGTTTGCCCAAGGCGGAGGCTGGCAAGACTGCGGTGGATCGCTAAGGGAAACGAACAGCCACGCCACTATGCTGATCGGGCTGATGGATATGCTGGAATTTTCGCCGAACCGGATTTCACAGTTCGACCAAAACGAGATCAGAAGGCAAATGATAATCGGCCTTGACTATATCGCTTATTGCCAAGAGAAAGGCAAAGAGCTTGGAAAAGGAGAGGGTGCGATCATTCACGAATGGCCAAGACACAAAAACGTGATCACGGGCGATGTAGCCAAAGGCGCTTTGTGTTTCGCCAGAGCGAGTAGGGTACTGAAAGATTATTCGCCGGAGAAGGCCAAGGAATATCAAAAGCGTGCCGTTAGGTCTTTTGATTGGTTGGACGAAAACGGATCGCAGGACCACCCGGGCGGTACGAGCTTCCGCGGTGATGTTCTGCCTGATGACGGATTCCACAGAATCGCTTACGGAGCGCCGGAAGGTTATAAGCGTCCGGAAGAGTGGATGACCAGAGACCTTGTTACGATGACTTGGACCGCTTTGGAGCTTGCCAAATCCGGAAAAAAGAAATATAAAAAGTCGGCCGTAAAATATGCTGATCAGCTGATGGCTAGGCAAATAGCCAAAGACGACGCTGAGGGCGGGTTTTACGGGCACTTCAGGGTTTTCTCTTCGTCGCCGTTTTCCGAAAAAGCGTGGAGCCACCACCATATGGGCTTTGACGCTGGGGCCACATTCCCGCATTATCTAGTGCCGTTGATCGAAATGTCAGAGCTTTGGGCGGGGCACCCGAAGGCTAATTCATGGAAGAAAACGGTAAATGATTTCGCTTACGGGTATTTCTTGCCGGCTTGTAACGAGAATCCGTTTAGGCTTTTGCCGATGGGCTATTTCAAAAACGAGGGAATTCTGACCTTCAGCGGGTTGTGGCACGGAATGAACGGAGCTTACGGATCAGCGGCGGCTTTGGCCTTGGATCTGGAAAAAATGACCGGTGATAAGCAGTTCGGGCAAATAGCGACAGGAAACCTTCAGTGGATTGCGGGGCTGAACGCTGGGGTTAAGGAGCAAGGAAAGTTCGTTTCCAAAAGTATGATTTACGGAATCGGGCAGGAGTATATTGGTAGCTGGACGAAGCTGGAGGGTACGATCTGTAACGGCTTTGAGTCGGACAGGCAATTCCAGTTTACCGAACCGAAAAAAGAGAATGACGGACCCTTCGTGTTTACTGACGAAGGTTGGATAACCCACTCGGGCGGATGGTTGAGCGCCATCAGCCGTTTGGTTCGGGAAAAGAAGTCGCTTTGA
- a CDS encoding TetR/AcrR family transcriptional regulator gives MGKKLEKKEAIVEAALRLFCTEGFQGTSTAKISKEAGVATGTLFLYFKSKDELINKLYIEAKRRMFEAITKGLDSNWPVCEQFEHLWTNLAMWAEKDFWAFKFANQYKYSPYIDKLSQEEVAESFAFAQNLIAKAEEEDLFGPLPTEFYMKLFFTVLVESVGYIVSEKLKGEEKERFVKNAFEAAWKSISK, from the coding sequence ATGGGAAAGAAACTCGAAAAGAAAGAAGCTATAGTGGAGGCGGCGCTCAGGCTGTTTTGCACGGAAGGTTTTCAGGGAACGTCCACCGCCAAAATCTCGAAAGAAGCGGGTGTGGCTACCGGAACCTTGTTCCTTTATTTTAAAAGCAAGGACGAGCTTATCAATAAACTGTATATAGAGGCCAAAAGGAGAATGTTCGAGGCGATTACGAAAGGCTTGGACAGTAACTGGCCCGTCTGCGAACAGTTCGAGCATCTTTGGACCAATCTGGCTATGTGGGCCGAAAAGGACTTCTGGGCTTTCAAGTTCGCCAACCAATACAAGTACTCGCCATACATCGACAAACTGTCTCAGGAAGAAGTAGCGGAGAGCTTCGCTTTTGCCCAAAACCTTATAGCGAAAGCGGAGGAAGAGGACCTTTTCGGTCCTTTGCCTACCGAATTTTATATGAAGCTGTTCTTTACCGTATTGGTGGAGAGCGTAGGTTATATAGTCTCGGAAAAATTGAAGGGAGAGGAAAAAGAGCGCTTTGTGAAAAACGCTTTTGAGGCGGCCTGGAAAAGTATTTCAAAATAA
- a CDS encoding MBL fold metallo-hydrolase, which translates to MKIDMRNALILSFALTAIALNSCTMTHQSKIVSSEEKRQVRISQSPNFKDGKFINEEPLDKMTAGSIWRMVKDMVNGGHPLREPKTPLPMWDKEWTDFPDEGLWFSWLGHSSVFIKLEGTKILIDPVFGKRASFTDLAGPKRMHPVPVKVEELPGADVIVISHDHYDHLDKGTVRKLSQKTGLFLVPLGVGKRLEKWGIPTEKIKELDWWETETVKGTEFTLTPGRHTSGRGLTDAGETLWGGWAIKKGERNLYYSGDTGYYENGFREIGERLGPFDLSLMQVGAYDKNWPSWHMFPEEAVKAQKLVKSTEMVPLHWATFNLAFHSWYDPALRLKKAMDSASLNVVFPMLGEPVEMDSLRIRDRSKPWWQTFVPEEEATDLESQAHL; encoded by the coding sequence ATGAAAATTGACATGCGAAACGCCCTAATCCTGAGTTTCGCCTTAACGGCGATAGCCTTGAATTCCTGCACGATGACACACCAAAGCAAAATCGTTTCGAGCGAAGAGAAAAGACAGGTTCGGATTTCCCAATCACCGAATTTCAAAGACGGCAAATTTATAAATGAAGAACCGCTTGACAAGATGACGGCCGGGAGTATCTGGAGAATGGTAAAGGATATGGTAAACGGAGGCCATCCGTTGCGGGAACCCAAAACGCCATTGCCGATGTGGGATAAGGAATGGACCGATTTCCCTGATGAAGGCCTTTGGTTTTCGTGGCTCGGCCATTCCAGCGTATTTATAAAGCTTGAGGGAACCAAAATCCTAATCGATCCAGTGTTCGGAAAAAGAGCCTCATTTACGGATCTGGCCGGACCGAAAAGGATGCACCCGGTGCCCGTAAAGGTTGAGGAACTTCCGGGAGCCGACGTAATCGTGATTTCGCATGACCATTACGATCATTTGGACAAAGGCACGGTCCGTAAACTTTCCCAAAAGACGGGATTGTTCCTCGTTCCGCTGGGAGTGGGAAAAAGACTTGAGAAATGGGGAATCCCAACAGAAAAAATCAAAGAGCTTGATTGGTGGGAAACCGAAACGGTTAAAGGAACGGAGTTTACGCTAACGCCGGGAAGGCATACGTCGGGACGTGGACTGACGGACGCCGGCGAAACGCTTTGGGGCGGTTGGGCTATCAAAAAAGGGGAACGCAACCTGTACTACAGCGGAGATACCGGATATTATGAAAACGGGTTTAGGGAAATCGGCGAAAGGCTAGGGCCGTTTGATTTGTCGCTTATGCAAGTCGGGGCTTACGATAAAAATTGGCCGTCTTGGCATATGTTCCCCGAAGAGGCGGTAAAGGCGCAGAAACTCGTGAAATCTACCGAAATGGTTCCGCTTCACTGGGCGACTTTCAACCTGGCTTTCCACAGTTGGTACGATCCAGCTTTGCGCTTAAAGAAGGCCATGGATTCGGCTTCGTTGAACGTCGTGTTTCCAATGTTGGGAGAGCCTGTGGAAATGGATTCTTTGCGAATCCGGGACAGGTCCAAGCCTTGGTGGCAGACGTTCGTACCCGAAGAAGAGGCGACAGATTTGGAAAGCCAAGCACACTTGTAG